A genomic window from Pyxicephalus adspersus chromosome 2, UCB_Pads_2.0, whole genome shotgun sequence includes:
- the LOC140322737 gene encoding zona pellucida sperm-binding protein 3-like has translation MTEEFVIYSTSLNYNPTSLIPIIRTNSAMVPITCYYDRHDNVTSNAIKPTWAPFSTTVSSEEKLSFSLQLMTEDWTGPRSSSVFQLGDILHIEASVNTYNHMGMILYVDSCVATVSHDVNSSPSYDIISDNGCLMDGKQEDASSAFLAPRVVPDKLQFTVDAFRFLAVDVSLIYITCFLRAAATTQVPDFMNKACSFNKATNSWSAVEGPASVCQCCETGTCSNVYVRPGGTMTHRRPRAFGKREALEGMFLTYCYYI, from the exons ATGACTGAGGAATTTGTGATCTATTCTACCAGCTTGAACTACAACCCAACCTCCCTGATTCCAATCATCAGAACCAACTCGGCTATGGTCCCCATAACGTGCTACTATGACCG GCATGATAACGTGACCAGCAATGCCATTAAGCCTACATGGGCTCCTTTCAGCACCACAGTGTCCTCTGAAGAGAAGTTGTCCTTCTCCTTGCAATTGATGACTG AGGACTGGACTGGACCCAGAAGTTCTTCTGTATTTCAGCTTGGAGACATCCTCCACATTGAAGCATCTGTTAACACATACAACCATATGGGTATGATCTTGTATGTTGACAGTTGTGTGGCCACCGTATCTCACGATGTCAACTCTTCTCCTAGCTATGACATCATTTCAGACAATGG GTGTCTGATGGATGGAAAACAAGAGGACGCCTCTTCAGCCTTCCTTGCTCCAAGGGTCGTGCCCGACAAGTTACAGTTCACAGTGGATGCCTTCAGATTCCTGGCAGTAGATGTGTCTCTG ATCTACATAACCTGTTTTTTGAGAGCTGCTGCAACCACCCAGGTCCCAGATTTCATGAACAAAGCCTGCTCCTTTAACAAAGCTACAAACAG CTGGTCTGCAGTGGAAGGCCCTGCCAGTGTCTGCCAATGTTGTGAGACAGGCACTTGCTCTAACGTCTATGTGAGGCCAGGTGGAACAATGACACATAGAAGACCAAGAGCATTTGGGAAAAGAGAGGCCTTGGAAGGTATGTTTTTAACCTATTGCTATTATATATAA